The following are from one region of the Heliangelus exortis chromosome 2, bHelExo1.hap1, whole genome shotgun sequence genome:
- the EIF1B gene encoding eukaryotic translation initiation factor 1b isoform X1: MPGAARANRHFKREKGGCCPLSVEWGGVRGVRGGGEGVLLFAFSPPFTLVSLPPSLSDSFPSLCFCYPSPRFLPSLPTPSPPRSPPPPALRSRRRDPSGPSRGLFPRCSSLSPPSRMSSIQNLQSFDPFADATKGDDLLPAGTEDYIHIRIQQRNGRKTLTTVQGIADDYDKKKLVKAFKKKFACNGTVIEHPEYGEVIQLQGDQRKNICQFLLEIGIVKEEQLKVHGF, from the exons ATGCCTGGCGCGGCCCGGGCGAACCGCCATTTTAAGAGGGAAAAGGGCGGCTGCTGCCCGTTATCGGTAGAGTGGGGCGGTGTGCGGGGGgtgcggggcgggggggagggggtgcttctctttgctttttctcctccttttactcttgtctctcttcctccctccctctcagaTTCGttcccctccctctgcttttGTTACCCCTCCCCTcgcttcctcccctccctccccactccctcccctccccgctcCCCGCCCCCGCCGGCACTGCGGAGCCGGAGACGTGACCCGAGCGGACCCAGCCGCGGCCTTTTTCCCCGCTGCTCCAGCCTCTCGCCGCCGAGTCGCATGTCATCTATCCAGAACCTCCAATCTTTCG ACCCCTTTGCTGATGCAACAAAGGGTGACGACTTACTCCCAGCAGGGACTGAGGATTACATCCACATAAGGATCCAGCAACGAAACGGAAGAAAGACGCTGACAACCGTTCAAGGAATTGCAGATGACTATGACAAGAAGAAACTTGTGAAAGCTTTCAAAAAG AAATTTGCTTGTAATGGTACTGTCATTGAACATCCCGAATACGGTGAAGTTATCCAGCTTCAAGGTGACCAGAGGAAGAACATTTGCCAATTCCTCTTAGAG ATTGGCATTGTCAAGGAAGAACAACTGAAAGTTCATGGTTTCTAA
- the EIF1B gene encoding eukaryotic translation initiation factor 1b isoform X2: MSSIQNLQSFDPFADATKGDDLLPAGTEDYIHIRIQQRNGRKTLTTVQGIADDYDKKKLVKAFKKKFACNGTVIEHPEYGEVIQLQGDQRKNICQFLLEIGIVKEEQLKVHGF, encoded by the exons ATGTCATCTATCCAGAACCTCCAATCTTTCG ACCCCTTTGCTGATGCAACAAAGGGTGACGACTTACTCCCAGCAGGGACTGAGGATTACATCCACATAAGGATCCAGCAACGAAACGGAAGAAAGACGCTGACAACCGTTCAAGGAATTGCAGATGACTATGACAAGAAGAAACTTGTGAAAGCTTTCAAAAAG AAATTTGCTTGTAATGGTACTGTCATTGAACATCCCGAATACGGTGAAGTTATCCAGCTTCAAGGTGACCAGAGGAAGAACATTTGCCAATTCCTCTTAGAG ATTGGCATTGTCAAGGAAGAACAACTGAAAGTTCATGGTTTCTAA